One genomic window of Solanum dulcamara chromosome 12, daSolDulc1.2, whole genome shotgun sequence includes the following:
- the LOC129875898 gene encoding uncharacterized protein LOC129875898, whose translation MNTQMGLRKPSNKLPIVDRGVNGVENLSKKHKEQFDHWAFLDQIEAPVWVDLTLECKSTYKDMDDEWFHISHPFHQASSRELKSTFSCSGESSINLEHGMQGSSSPKLPPSVSRSRGKDFRNRQWTQGDQRLTLDKKHPVKHLSKGGLEADKIIEHKTNKNHKKLTSFAALDSDSACQALSSRDKKISSNSLAVYSDKIRSISSCITSENGEPCYKQELCVSDSSSTITSEACGQKSFEVSGQTTGLLSSLRVSLRKSCVTRQASRMEVNVCRQSESRKSSSSKSSVGSSSIPYKEREDETERENKEKTPDSRNVTPIVEVKQANMSKVPVQAHNKTSIPKMVSGRSVSSSVPSETNKAKAHPNNVQRKSLVPQRANGHVASILASKPSERIGSSQCRRVVSSGKENAVVRMGMSQKSIVKDNQGCSTKFSSYKNENKRSCQSTKSSGFMVNLDNRKEVTNRANVKKKVFY comes from the exons ATGAATACACAAATGGGTCTCAGAAAACCGTCAAACAAACTCCCCATTGTAGATCGTGGAGTCAATGGGGTTGAAAATTTATCCAAGAAACACAAGGAACAGTTCGATCACTGGGCTTTTTTG GATCAGATTGAGGCCCCTGTGTGGGTGGACCTTACCTTGGAATGTAAGTCTACTTACAAAGACAT GGATGATGAATGGTTCCACATAAGCCATCC GTTTCACCAGGCTTCTTCTCGAGAGTTGAAATCCACATTTTCTTGCTCTGGAGAGAGTTCCATAAACCTGGAGCATGGCATGCAGGGATCATCTTCTCCTAAGCTCCCGCCTTCAGTTTCAAGATCAAGAGGCAAAGATTTCCGAAACAGACAGTGGACTCAAGGAGatcagaggcttaccttggaTAAGAAACATCCAGTCAAGCACTTAAGTAAAGGGGGTTTAGAAGCTGATAAAATAATTGAGCATAAGACAAACAAAAACCATAAAAAATTAACAAGCTTTGCAGCTTTAGACTCAGATTCTGCTTGTCAAGCTCTCAGTTCCAGGGATAAAAAGATTAGCTCGAACTCTTTGGCTGTCTATAGTGACAAAATCCGTTCAATAAGCAGCTGCATTACATCAGAGAATGGAGAACCGTGTTACAAGCAAGAGTTGTGTGTTAGTGATTCTTCAAGCACCATTACATCTGAAGCTTGTGGGCAGAAGTCTTTTGAAGTGTCTGGTCAAACTACTGGGTTATTGTCATCTCTAAGAGTAAGTCTGAGGAAAAGTTGTGTTACAAGACAAGCATCAAGGATGGAGGTAAATGTTTGTAGGCAATCAGAAAGTCGGAAATCTTCCTCAAGTAAGTCGAGTGTAGGATCTTCTTCAATTCCCTACAAAGAAAGAGAAGACGAAACTGAGagagaaaataaagagaaaaccCCAGATAGCAGAAATGTAACTCCAATTGTAGAAGTGAAACAAGCTAATATGTCCAAGGTTCCTGTTCAAGCTCATAATAAAACTTCTATCCCAAAAATGGTTTCTGGAAGATCTGTTTCTTCGTCTGTTCCCAGTGAAACTAATAAAGCAAAG GCTCATCCGAATAATGTACAAAGAAAATCTTTGGTTCCTCAAAGAGCCAATGGACATGTAGCCTCAATTTTGGCCTCAAAGCCTAGTGAAAGAATTGGAAGTAGCCAGTGTAGAAGGGTTGTGAGCAGTGGTAAGGAGAATGCTGTTGTGAGAATGGGTATGAGCCAGAAGTCAATTGTCAAAGACAACCAGGGGTGTAGtacaaaattctcaagttaCAAAAATGAGAATAAAAGAAGCTGCCAGAGCACAAAGTCGAGTGGTTTTATG GTGAATCTAGATAACAGAAAGGAAGTCACGAATCGCGCAAATGTAAAGAAGAAGGTTTTCTACTGA
- the LOC129875897 gene encoding cyclic nucleotide-gated ion channel 4-like, whose translation MASHHEHTYIVSTDDDEEEDDYDEEIVEEDESAYSQHKFSKIHEPCSSSGGRDGRNDKVGLNIIIGLFFSRNKFIDPKAQWVQEWNRVFLLVCALGLFVDPLFFYAISISESCMCLFIDGWFAVAVTVFRCMTDGLHVWNMWLQFKMMINRRRNMPYLKSNKGFLFDLFVILPLPQLVMWVGIPILLEKDLTTTVMTVLLIIFLFQYLPKIYHSICLLRRMQNLSGYIFGTVWWGIALNTIAYFVASHAVGACWYLLGIQRAAKCLKEQCIVTKGCDLKMLACEESFYYGTSSLVKEKNRLMWGETSNARFTCLKNGQNFDYGAYKWTVQLFSNENHIEKILLPIFWGLMTLSTFGNLESTTDWLELIFIIIVLTSGLILVTMFIGNIKVFLHATTSKKQAMQLKMRNVEWWMRRRRLPRELKQRTRNFERQKWAAMRGVDECEMIRNLPEGLRRDIKYHLCLDLVRQVPLFQHMDSLVLENICDRVKSLIFTKGETISREGDPVQRMLFIVRGHLQSSQYLRDGVKSYCMLGPGNFSGDELLSWCLRRPFVERLPPSSSTLVTLETVEAFGLEAEDVKYVTQHFRYTFVNEKVKRSARYYSPGWRTWAAVAIQLAWGRYKHRLTFSSLSFIRPRRPLSRCSSLGEDRLRLYTALLTSPKPNLDDFDF comes from the exons ATGGCTAGTCATCATGAACATACATACATTGTTAGTACTGATGATgacgaagaagaagatgattatGATGAAGAAATTGTCGAAGAAGATGAAAGCGCGTACTCCCAACATAAGTTTAGCAAAATTCATGAACCATGTAGTAGTAGTGGTGGTCGTGATGGCAGAAATGATAAAGTTGgattaaacatcatcataggATTATTTTTCTCAAGAAATAAATTCATTGACCCTAAAGCCCAATGGGTTCAAGAATGGAACAGAGTTTTCTTGCTAGTATGTGCACTTGGTCTTTTTGTTGATCCACTTTTTTTCTATGCAATTTCTATAAGTGAAAGTTGTATGTGCCTTTTCATCGATGGGTGGTTCGCCGTCGCCGTGACGGTTTTCCGGTGTATGACTGATGGTTTACATGTATGGAATATGTGGTTGCAATTCAAGATGATGAtaaatagaagaagaaatatGCCATACTTGAAGTCTAACAAAGGTTtcttgtttgatctctttgtcATACTCCCTTTACCTCAG cTAGTGATGTGGGTAGGAATTCCAATTCTATTGGAAAAAGATTTAACAACAACAGTGATGAcagttttattaattatattcttATTTCAATATCTTCCCAAAATCTATCACTCAATTTGCCTCTTGAGAAGAATGCAGAATCTGTCTGGCTACATTTTTGGCACTGTTTGGTGGGGAATTGCACTTAATACCATTGCTTATTTTGTCGCATCGCAC GCTGTGGGAGCATGTTGGTACTTGCTAGGTATTCAAAGGGCAGCCAAATGTCTAAAAGAACAATGCATAGTTACAAAAGGTTGTGACCTAAAAATGTTGGCATGTGAAGAGTCATTTTATTATGGAACAAGTAGtttggtgaaggaaaaaaatagattGATGTGGGGAGAAACAAGTAATGCAAGATTTACTTGTCTTAAAAATGGGCAAAATTTTGATTATGGAGCTTATAAATGGACTGTTCAACTTTTCTCAAATGAAAATcatattgagaaaatattacttcCAATATTTTGGGGCCTCATGACTCTAAG TACATTTGGGAACTTGGAGAGCACAACAGATTGGCTAGAACTGATTTTCATTATCATAGTTCTTACCTCTGGCCTAATTTTGGTCACCATGTTCATTGGAAACATTAAG GTGTTCTTGCATGCAACAACATCAAAGAAACAAGCAATGCAACTAAAGATGAGAAATGTAGAATGGTGGATGAGGAGAAGAAGGTTACCTAGAGAGTTAAAGCAAAGGACTAGAAATTTTGAAAGGCAAAAATGGGCAGCAATGCGTGGTGTTGATGAATGTGAGATGATTAGAAATCTTCCTGAGGGTCTTAGGAGGGACATTAAGTACCATTTGTGCTTGGACTTGGTCAGACAG GTACCTTTATTTCAACATATGGACAGTTTGGTGCTAGAGAACATATGTGATCGTGTGAAGTCCTTGATTTTCACTAAGGGGGAAACA atATCTAGAGAAGGAGATCCAGTACAAAGAATGTTATTTATAGTAAGAGGTCACCTCCAAAGTAGCCAATATTTACGAGATGGTGTCAAAAGTTATTGCATGTTAGGTCCCGGAAATTTCAGTGGAGATGAACTATTGTCATGGTGTCTCCGGCGACCTTTCGTCGAGCGGTTGCCACCATCGTCCTCGACGTTGGTGACCCTCGAGACCGTCGAAGCCTTTGGCCTCGAGGCCGAAGATGTCAAGTATGTGACGCAACATTTCAG ATATACGTTTGTAAATGAGAAAGTAAAAAGAAGTGCAAGGTATTATTCACCAGGGTGGAGAACTTGGGCTGCTGTTGCTATTCAATTAGCTTGGGGAAGATACAAACATCGATTGACATTTTCTTCTCTGTCTTTTATTAGACCAAGAAGGCCATTGTCTCGTTGTTCTTCGCTCGGGGAGGATCGACTAAGACTATATACTGCTTTGTTGACTTCACCAAAACCTAATCTAGATGATTTTGATTTCTAA
- the LOC129876287 gene encoding uncharacterized protein LOC129876287 isoform X2: MAASRCRILVNGRVERVAHSLLASPKSRNPVVWTTCPAGLSYFFSRLHSQCRVCHRGFTSSILYEAKGTLWKTYNSKTSCLFLTNERVSHHARIAWKRLLQIHSSCGTILPPISRITCVMSLALSRSHLVSPGILAFLIGQLAWKQSVLAEAEGFTSPESLYMHAKDGHIYLTSFIFLLLEGVMLLSRAVYLALLFSPCILMAPFADSFGIEFRKKWLRAVRKTLEKAGPAFIKWGQWAAARPDLFPDDMCNELAELHSKAPAHSYAYTKRSIEKAFGRKLPEIFENFEEEPVASGSIAQIHRATLKFRYPRQRVKPIRVAVKVRHPGVGESIRRDFVLINMFAKVSKVFPTLKWLRLDESIQQFAVFMMSQVDLSREAANLSRFIYNFRRWKDVSFPRPLYPLVHPAVLVETYEDGENVLRYIEELDKPIKEFEGRESVRSALAHIGTHALLKMMLVDNFIHADMHPGNILVRKPQDRASGKGLFKSRPHVVFLDVGMTAELSNKDRLLLLEFFKAVALRDGRTAAESTLGLSKQQSCPNPEEFIKDVEGTFDFWKTPEGGGIHPADCMQQLLEQVRRHRVNIDGNICTVIVTTLVLEGWQRKLDPEYDVLQTLQKLLFKDDWTESLFHTIGGLMAP, from the exons GTGCAGAATTTTGGTGAACGGAAGAGTTGAAAGGGTTGCTCATTCCCTTCTTGCCAGCCCCAAGTCCAGGAACCCTGTGGTTTGGACGACGTGCCCTGCTGGACTTTCTTACTTCTTTTCCAGATTACATTCACAATGTAGAGTTTGTCATAGAGGATTTACCTCCAGCATTTTATATGAGGCAAAAGGAACCTTATGGAAGACTTACAATTCGAAAACTAGCTGTTTGTTCCTTACGAATGAGAGAGTCTCACACCATGCTCGAATTGCCTGGAAACGGTtacttcaaattcattcaagctGTGGAACAATTCTTCCACCAATAAGTAGGATTACATGTGTGATGAGCCTTGCTTTGTCTCGCTCACATCTGGTATCTCCTGGCATCTTGGCCTTCCTTATCGGACAGCTAGCATGGAAGCAAAGTGTGCTTGCAGAAGCAGAAGGCTTCACATCCCCGGAATCGCTCTACATGCATGCAAAGGATGGACATATCTACCTGACTTCTTTTATCTTCTTGCTTTTAGAGGGCGTGATGTTACTCTCCAGAGCAGTATACTTAGCTTTGTTGTTCTCCCCTTGTATACTAATGGCTCCTTTTGCAGACTCCTTTGGTATTGAGTTTAGGAAGAAGTGGCTTCGTGCTGTGAGAAAAACTCTAGAGAAGGCAGGTCCAGCATTCATTAAGTGGGGTCAATGGGCGGCAGCAAGGCCAGATCTGTTTCCAGATGATATGTGTAATGAACTTGCAGAACTCCACTCTAAGGCACCAGCACATAGCTATGCATACACAAAAAGAAGCATTGAAAAGGCATTTGGACGGAAGCTTCCAGAAATATTCGAAaattttgaggaggagcctgtcgCATCGGGTAGTATTGCTCAAATTCATCGGGCCACCTTGAAATTCCGATATCCTAGACAACGGGTTAAACCCATTCGTGTCGCTGTCAAAGTTAGGCACCCAGGCGTTGGTGAATCTATCAGGAGAGATTTCGTACTAATTAACATGTTTGCAAAAGTTTCAAAGGTCTTCCCAACTTTGAAGTggttgagactcgatgaaagcATACAGCAGTTTGCGGTCTTTATGATGTCTCAAGTTGATCTTTCTAGGGAAGCAGCTAACTTGAGTCGTTTTATATACAACTTCCGCAGATGGAAGGATGTATCATTTCCCAGACCTCTATATCCTTTGGTGCATCCTGCGGTTTTAGTGGAAACCTATGAAGACGGTGAAAATGTCTTGCGCTACATTGAAGAGCTTGATAAACCTATTAAAGAGTTTGAAGGACGTGAGAGTGTCCGAAGTGCTCTTGCTCACATTGGGACCCATGCACTACTGAAGATGATGTTG GTGGATAATTTCATACATGCAGACATGCATCCTGGGAACATTCTAGTTAGAAAACCGCAAGACAGAGCTTCAGGTAAAGGACTTTTCAAATCGAGGCCTCATGTGGTCTTCCTAGATGTGGGTATGACTGCTGAGCTATCTAATAAGGATAGACTCCTCTTGCTGGAGTTCTTTAAGGCTGTGGCACTTCGAGATGGCCGCACTGCTGCAGAAAGTACTCTTGGACTATCTAAACAACAGAGCTGTCCGAACCCAGAGGAATTCATCAAG GACGTGGAGGGAACTTTTGACTTTTGGAAGACACCTGAAGGGGGTGGCATTCATCCGGCAGATTGCATGCAACAATTGCTTGAGCAAGTTAGACGTCATCGGGTGAATATTGATGGCAACATTTGCACTGTGATTGTTACTACTTTGGTGTTGGAG GGATGGCAGCGGAAACTGGACCCTGAATACGATGTGCTACAGACATTACAAAAGCTGCTTTTCAAAGACGATTGGACGGAGTCTCTCTTTCACACAATCGGAGGGTTGATGGCGCCATAA
- the LOC129876287 gene encoding uncharacterized protein LOC129876287 isoform X1 produces MLLEARRCSRPTKSSFHQQISARILVNGRVERVAHSLLASPKSRNPVVWTTCPAGLSYFFSRLHSQCRVCHRGFTSSILYEAKGTLWKTYNSKTSCLFLTNERVSHHARIAWKRLLQIHSSCGTILPPISRITCVMSLALSRSHLVSPGILAFLIGQLAWKQSVLAEAEGFTSPESLYMHAKDGHIYLTSFIFLLLEGVMLLSRAVYLALLFSPCILMAPFADSFGIEFRKKWLRAVRKTLEKAGPAFIKWGQWAAARPDLFPDDMCNELAELHSKAPAHSYAYTKRSIEKAFGRKLPEIFENFEEEPVASGSIAQIHRATLKFRYPRQRVKPIRVAVKVRHPGVGESIRRDFVLINMFAKVSKVFPTLKWLRLDESIQQFAVFMMSQVDLSREAANLSRFIYNFRRWKDVSFPRPLYPLVHPAVLVETYEDGENVLRYIEELDKPIKEFEGRESVRSALAHIGTHALLKMMLVDNFIHADMHPGNILVRKPQDRASGKGLFKSRPHVVFLDVGMTAELSNKDRLLLLEFFKAVALRDGRTAAESTLGLSKQQSCPNPEEFIKDVEGTFDFWKTPEGGGIHPADCMQQLLEQVRRHRVNIDGNICTVIVTTLVLEGWQRKLDPEYDVLQTLQKLLFKDDWTESLFHTIGGLMAP; encoded by the exons ATGCTGTTGGAGGCTCGTAGGTGTAGCAGACCAACAAAATCTTCCTTTCATCAGCAAATCAGTGCGAG AATTTTGGTGAACGGAAGAGTTGAAAGGGTTGCTCATTCCCTTCTTGCCAGCCCCAAGTCCAGGAACCCTGTGGTTTGGACGACGTGCCCTGCTGGACTTTCTTACTTCTTTTCCAGATTACATTCACAATGTAGAGTTTGTCATAGAGGATTTACCTCCAGCATTTTATATGAGGCAAAAGGAACCTTATGGAAGACTTACAATTCGAAAACTAGCTGTTTGTTCCTTACGAATGAGAGAGTCTCACACCATGCTCGAATTGCCTGGAAACGGTtacttcaaattcattcaagctGTGGAACAATTCTTCCACCAATAAGTAGGATTACATGTGTGATGAGCCTTGCTTTGTCTCGCTCACATCTGGTATCTCCTGGCATCTTGGCCTTCCTTATCGGACAGCTAGCATGGAAGCAAAGTGTGCTTGCAGAAGCAGAAGGCTTCACATCCCCGGAATCGCTCTACATGCATGCAAAGGATGGACATATCTACCTGACTTCTTTTATCTTCTTGCTTTTAGAGGGCGTGATGTTACTCTCCAGAGCAGTATACTTAGCTTTGTTGTTCTCCCCTTGTATACTAATGGCTCCTTTTGCAGACTCCTTTGGTATTGAGTTTAGGAAGAAGTGGCTTCGTGCTGTGAGAAAAACTCTAGAGAAGGCAGGTCCAGCATTCATTAAGTGGGGTCAATGGGCGGCAGCAAGGCCAGATCTGTTTCCAGATGATATGTGTAATGAACTTGCAGAACTCCACTCTAAGGCACCAGCACATAGCTATGCATACACAAAAAGAAGCATTGAAAAGGCATTTGGACGGAAGCTTCCAGAAATATTCGAAaattttgaggaggagcctgtcgCATCGGGTAGTATTGCTCAAATTCATCGGGCCACCTTGAAATTCCGATATCCTAGACAACGGGTTAAACCCATTCGTGTCGCTGTCAAAGTTAGGCACCCAGGCGTTGGTGAATCTATCAGGAGAGATTTCGTACTAATTAACATGTTTGCAAAAGTTTCAAAGGTCTTCCCAACTTTGAAGTggttgagactcgatgaaagcATACAGCAGTTTGCGGTCTTTATGATGTCTCAAGTTGATCTTTCTAGGGAAGCAGCTAACTTGAGTCGTTTTATATACAACTTCCGCAGATGGAAGGATGTATCATTTCCCAGACCTCTATATCCTTTGGTGCATCCTGCGGTTTTAGTGGAAACCTATGAAGACGGTGAAAATGTCTTGCGCTACATTGAAGAGCTTGATAAACCTATTAAAGAGTTTGAAGGACGTGAGAGTGTCCGAAGTGCTCTTGCTCACATTGGGACCCATGCACTACTGAAGATGATGTTG GTGGATAATTTCATACATGCAGACATGCATCCTGGGAACATTCTAGTTAGAAAACCGCAAGACAGAGCTTCAGGTAAAGGACTTTTCAAATCGAGGCCTCATGTGGTCTTCCTAGATGTGGGTATGACTGCTGAGCTATCTAATAAGGATAGACTCCTCTTGCTGGAGTTCTTTAAGGCTGTGGCACTTCGAGATGGCCGCACTGCTGCAGAAAGTACTCTTGGACTATCTAAACAACAGAGCTGTCCGAACCCAGAGGAATTCATCAAG GACGTGGAGGGAACTTTTGACTTTTGGAAGACACCTGAAGGGGGTGGCATTCATCCGGCAGATTGCATGCAACAATTGCTTGAGCAAGTTAGACGTCATCGGGTGAATATTGATGGCAACATTTGCACTGTGATTGTTACTACTTTGGTGTTGGAG GGATGGCAGCGGAAACTGGACCCTGAATACGATGTGCTACAGACATTACAAAAGCTGCTTTTCAAAGACGATTGGACGGAGTCTCTCTTTCACACAATCGGAGGGTTGATGGCGCCATAA
- the LOC129876287 gene encoding uncharacterized protein LOC129876287 isoform X3 gives MAASRILVNGRVERVAHSLLASPKSRNPVVWTTCPAGLSYFFSRLHSQCRVCHRGFTSSILYEAKGTLWKTYNSKTSCLFLTNERVSHHARIAWKRLLQIHSSCGTILPPISRITCVMSLALSRSHLVSPGILAFLIGQLAWKQSVLAEAEGFTSPESLYMHAKDGHIYLTSFIFLLLEGVMLLSRAVYLALLFSPCILMAPFADSFGIEFRKKWLRAVRKTLEKAGPAFIKWGQWAAARPDLFPDDMCNELAELHSKAPAHSYAYTKRSIEKAFGRKLPEIFENFEEEPVASGSIAQIHRATLKFRYPRQRVKPIRVAVKVRHPGVGESIRRDFVLINMFAKVSKVFPTLKWLRLDESIQQFAVFMMSQVDLSREAANLSRFIYNFRRWKDVSFPRPLYPLVHPAVLVETYEDGENVLRYIEELDKPIKEFEGRESVRSALAHIGTHALLKMMLVDNFIHADMHPGNILVRKPQDRASGKGLFKSRPHVVFLDVGMTAELSNKDRLLLLEFFKAVALRDGRTAAESTLGLSKQQSCPNPEEFIKDVEGTFDFWKTPEGGGIHPADCMQQLLEQVRRHRVNIDGNICTVIVTTLVLEGWQRKLDPEYDVLQTLQKLLFKDDWTESLFHTIGGLMAP, from the exons AATTTTGGTGAACGGAAGAGTTGAAAGGGTTGCTCATTCCCTTCTTGCCAGCCCCAAGTCCAGGAACCCTGTGGTTTGGACGACGTGCCCTGCTGGACTTTCTTACTTCTTTTCCAGATTACATTCACAATGTAGAGTTTGTCATAGAGGATTTACCTCCAGCATTTTATATGAGGCAAAAGGAACCTTATGGAAGACTTACAATTCGAAAACTAGCTGTTTGTTCCTTACGAATGAGAGAGTCTCACACCATGCTCGAATTGCCTGGAAACGGTtacttcaaattcattcaagctGTGGAACAATTCTTCCACCAATAAGTAGGATTACATGTGTGATGAGCCTTGCTTTGTCTCGCTCACATCTGGTATCTCCTGGCATCTTGGCCTTCCTTATCGGACAGCTAGCATGGAAGCAAAGTGTGCTTGCAGAAGCAGAAGGCTTCACATCCCCGGAATCGCTCTACATGCATGCAAAGGATGGACATATCTACCTGACTTCTTTTATCTTCTTGCTTTTAGAGGGCGTGATGTTACTCTCCAGAGCAGTATACTTAGCTTTGTTGTTCTCCCCTTGTATACTAATGGCTCCTTTTGCAGACTCCTTTGGTATTGAGTTTAGGAAGAAGTGGCTTCGTGCTGTGAGAAAAACTCTAGAGAAGGCAGGTCCAGCATTCATTAAGTGGGGTCAATGGGCGGCAGCAAGGCCAGATCTGTTTCCAGATGATATGTGTAATGAACTTGCAGAACTCCACTCTAAGGCACCAGCACATAGCTATGCATACACAAAAAGAAGCATTGAAAAGGCATTTGGACGGAAGCTTCCAGAAATATTCGAAaattttgaggaggagcctgtcgCATCGGGTAGTATTGCTCAAATTCATCGGGCCACCTTGAAATTCCGATATCCTAGACAACGGGTTAAACCCATTCGTGTCGCTGTCAAAGTTAGGCACCCAGGCGTTGGTGAATCTATCAGGAGAGATTTCGTACTAATTAACATGTTTGCAAAAGTTTCAAAGGTCTTCCCAACTTTGAAGTggttgagactcgatgaaagcATACAGCAGTTTGCGGTCTTTATGATGTCTCAAGTTGATCTTTCTAGGGAAGCAGCTAACTTGAGTCGTTTTATATACAACTTCCGCAGATGGAAGGATGTATCATTTCCCAGACCTCTATATCCTTTGGTGCATCCTGCGGTTTTAGTGGAAACCTATGAAGACGGTGAAAATGTCTTGCGCTACATTGAAGAGCTTGATAAACCTATTAAAGAGTTTGAAGGACGTGAGAGTGTCCGAAGTGCTCTTGCTCACATTGGGACCCATGCACTACTGAAGATGATGTTG GTGGATAATTTCATACATGCAGACATGCATCCTGGGAACATTCTAGTTAGAAAACCGCAAGACAGAGCTTCAGGTAAAGGACTTTTCAAATCGAGGCCTCATGTGGTCTTCCTAGATGTGGGTATGACTGCTGAGCTATCTAATAAGGATAGACTCCTCTTGCTGGAGTTCTTTAAGGCTGTGGCACTTCGAGATGGCCGCACTGCTGCAGAAAGTACTCTTGGACTATCTAAACAACAGAGCTGTCCGAACCCAGAGGAATTCATCAAG GACGTGGAGGGAACTTTTGACTTTTGGAAGACACCTGAAGGGGGTGGCATTCATCCGGCAGATTGCATGCAACAATTGCTTGAGCAAGTTAGACGTCATCGGGTGAATATTGATGGCAACATTTGCACTGTGATTGTTACTACTTTGGTGTTGGAG GGATGGCAGCGGAAACTGGACCCTGAATACGATGTGCTACAGACATTACAAAAGCTGCTTTTCAAAGACGATTGGACGGAGTCTCTCTTTCACACAATCGGAGGGTTGATGGCGCCATAA